One Falsihalocynthiibacter arcticus DNA segment encodes these proteins:
- the lpxA gene encoding acyl-ACP--UDP-N-acetylglucosamine O-acyltransferase has protein sequence MSIDPSANIHPSAVVEDGATIGPACVVGPFSHIGADVTLARGVVLKSHVVLAGITEIGEDCEIFPFASIGEVPQDLKFDGEKTRLIVGARNRIREGVTMNTGTTGGGGITRVGDDCLFMTGAHVGHDTTVGNRVILANQAALAGHCVVADDVIIGGLSGIHQFVRLGRGAIIGAVTMVTNDVIPFGLVQGPRGELDGLNLVGLKRRGVSRADISALRAAFQMLRQGEGQFQERAMRLSEDYDSTYVDEITQFILGESDRGFLTPS, from the coding sequence TTGAGTATTGATCCCAGCGCCAATATCCACCCTTCCGCTGTTGTAGAAGACGGTGCGACCATAGGGCCGGCCTGTGTTGTCGGGCCATTTTCGCATATCGGGGCGGATGTGACTTTGGCGCGGGGTGTCGTACTCAAGAGCCATGTCGTGTTGGCGGGAATAACTGAAATCGGCGAAGATTGCGAGATTTTCCCCTTTGCCTCGATTGGTGAGGTGCCACAAGACCTCAAATTCGACGGCGAAAAAACCCGTCTGATTGTTGGGGCGCGCAATCGTATCCGCGAGGGTGTCACGATGAATACGGGCACCACTGGCGGCGGCGGCATCACCCGCGTGGGCGACGACTGCCTGTTTATGACAGGCGCTCATGTGGGCCATGACACCACGGTTGGGAATCGTGTAATCCTCGCCAATCAGGCCGCTCTTGCGGGGCATTGTGTGGTGGCCGATGACGTTATTATCGGCGGCTTATCGGGCATTCATCAATTCGTCCGATTGGGGCGCGGTGCGATTATCGGCGCGGTGACTATGGTGACGAATGACGTCATTCCCTTTGGGCTTGTGCAAGGGCCGCGCGGTGAATTGGACGGGCTTAACTTGGTCGGGCTTAAACGGCGGGGTGTGTCGCGGGCGGATATTTCCGCGTTGCGCGCAGCGTTTCAGATGTTGCGGCAAGGTGAAGGCCAGTTCCAAGAACGCGCTATGCGCCTTTCGGAAGATTACGACAGCACCTATGTAGATGAAATTACGCAGTTTATTTTGGGGGAAAGCGATCGCGGCTTTCTGACTCCAAGCTAG
- the fabZ gene encoding 3-hydroxyacyl-ACP dehydratase FabZ — protein sequence MQSKDKTHADLDLIQRIIPHRYPFLLVDKMKDIVPGKSAVGVKNVTINEPHFQGHFPGAPIMPGVMIIEAMAQSAAVLVGLWLEMVDKPLLVYFMSVDNGKFRQKVVPGDVLELHVTVVKARGMIWKFHGDAKVDGKIVAEADFTAMIDLQGEG from the coding sequence ATGCAATCCAAAGACAAGACTCATGCAGACCTAGACCTTATTCAACGCATTATTCCCCATCGGTATCCGTTTTTATTAGTGGATAAAATGAAGGACATCGTTCCGGGAAAAAGCGCAGTTGGTGTTAAGAATGTAACGATAAACGAACCGCATTTTCAGGGTCACTTCCCCGGAGCGCCGATCATGCCAGGCGTGATGATCATCGAAGCCATGGCGCAATCGGCTGCTGTGCTAGTTGGTCTGTGGCTTGAAATGGTCGACAAGCCGCTGTTGGTGTATTTCATGTCTGTGGACAACGGCAAGTTCCGCCAGAAAGTTGTGCCCGGCGATGTTCTTGAATTACATGTGACCGTCGTGAAGGCGCGCGGGATGATTTGGAAATTCCACGGTGACGCGAAGGTTGACGGCAAAATCGTCGCTGAAGCGGATTTCACTGCAATGATTGATTTGCAGGGTGAGGGCTAA
- a CDS encoding OmpH family outer membrane protein, with product MAQSSDSTIVGAETETGDIPPIAHGSFVILDPERLYAESAFGLRIQEEVKALAKEIQLENGKLTRDLETEELRLLERRAVLSPDEFRVLADAFDDKVQGIRDAQERKGQELGKRASEGRQAFNDASLPILRNVLRERNALGILDSRVILLPDPTIDITNEAILRVDQVLRDGKP from the coding sequence ATGGCACAGAGCTCGGACAGTACAATCGTCGGTGCAGAAACTGAGACGGGGGATATTCCGCCAATCGCACACGGCAGTTTTGTAATTTTGGATCCGGAACGCCTGTACGCGGAATCCGCGTTTGGGTTGCGAATTCAAGAAGAGGTCAAGGCACTCGCCAAAGAAATCCAACTGGAAAACGGAAAGTTGACTCGGGATTTAGAGACCGAAGAATTGCGCTTGCTTGAACGACGTGCGGTTTTGTCTCCAGACGAATTCCGTGTCCTCGCCGATGCTTTTGACGACAAGGTGCAAGGCATTCGCGATGCGCAGGAACGCAAAGGCCAAGAACTCGGTAAGCGGGCAAGTGAGGGGCGGCAAGCGTTCAACGATGCCAGTCTCCCTATTTTGCGGAATGTCCTAAGAGAGCGCAATGCCTTGGGAATTCTGGATTCTCGGGTGATCTTACTGCCCGATCCCACGATCGATATTACAAACGAAGCCATTTTACGTGTGGATCAGGTTTTGCGAGATGGCAAACCGTAA
- the bamA gene encoding outer membrane protein assembly factor BamA has translation MSDFATDAFKSIVTLKRALCRASAFLFLFISAVCTVVPSGAAAQDYTFSSFSIDGNLRVDSATIMTYMGIAQGQTLSAGELNAAYQNLVGSGLFESVEINPRGNTLGVKVVEYPTINEISIEGNKRIKDDALFTVVRSQPRLVFNPTVAEQDAASLVEAYEIGGRLAATVTPRIIRRSENRVDLVFEVTEGQTVDIERLTFVGNRAYSDTRLRRLLGTKQAGIFRTFVKSDTFVADRIEYDKQVLTEFYTARGFVDFEAVSVTSELSRERDGIFVTFRIKEGQQFSFGNLTVSSEFANIDPATYQRLIKIKSGKDFSPARIEAAIIRMENKALKDGHDFVRVDPQIVRNDRTRTLDVEFALVRGPRIFIERIDIEGNTTTLDRVVRQQFRAVEGDPFNPREIAQSAERVRALGYFEDAEVNTREGSTSDNVIVDVDVVETTTGSLNLGVAYSTNDGPGLNLGYTQTNLLGRGQTFSFNISTVSDENSVNVAFSEPYLYGRDLRFDIDLGRITTSNTTQQYDTTRDTISPSIDFPVSERGRLGLRYRFLDTSLYNSSEDNSRLVNADVGERSDNVLGYFYTFDSRRSKIDEDYSYVLRFGQNFGYIDDDPFMRATLLAGAETNALDGLITLRAIVEAGSYTVYNGGKSRITDRYSQTTGKMRGFENFGTGPRDLNAVNQDSLGGNLFSVLRLEADFPIGLPEEYGITAGLFFDVGSIWGLDDTAGGPTDAACPVVDCTVDDAFHLRSVVGLAVYWNTPLGPLRFNFTKAIKKEAYDVEQPFELTVTSKF, from the coding sequence ATGAGTGATTTCGCCACCGATGCGTTCAAAAGCATCGTGACGCTTAAGAGGGCGCTTTGCCGCGCCTCAGCGTTTCTTTTTCTTTTCATTTCAGCTGTTTGCACGGTTGTTCCTTCTGGTGCGGCGGCGCAGGACTATACGTTCTCGTCCTTTTCCATCGACGGGAACTTGCGCGTGGATTCCGCGACAATCATGACCTACATGGGAATCGCCCAAGGCCAAACTCTGTCGGCGGGCGAATTAAACGCAGCCTACCAAAACTTGGTTGGGTCGGGTTTGTTTGAATCCGTCGAAATCAACCCGCGTGGCAATACCCTAGGCGTTAAGGTCGTCGAATACCCCACAATTAACGAAATTTCGATTGAGGGAAATAAGCGTATCAAGGACGACGCGCTCTTTACGGTTGTACGTTCGCAGCCTCGGTTGGTTTTCAATCCAACAGTGGCGGAGCAGGATGCTGCGTCCTTGGTTGAGGCTTATGAAATCGGTGGACGTCTTGCTGCCACTGTCACGCCACGGATCATCCGCCGGTCCGAAAACCGTGTGGATTTGGTGTTTGAAGTTACCGAGGGTCAGACGGTTGATATCGAGCGCCTCACGTTTGTGGGCAACCGGGCCTATAGCGACACGCGATTGCGCCGTTTGCTTGGCACCAAACAGGCTGGTATCTTTCGCACCTTTGTGAAATCGGACACGTTTGTTGCGGATCGCATTGAATATGATAAGCAAGTGTTAACGGAATTCTATACGGCGCGTGGGTTCGTCGACTTTGAGGCCGTTTCCGTCACCAGCGAACTTTCCCGTGAACGCGACGGTATTTTTGTGACCTTCCGGATCAAAGAGGGCCAGCAGTTTAGTTTTGGTAATCTAACGGTTTCATCGGAATTCGCCAATATTGACCCCGCAACCTATCAAAGACTGATCAAAATTAAGTCGGGCAAAGATTTTTCGCCGGCACGCATTGAAGCCGCCATTATACGGATGGAAAACAAGGCGCTCAAAGATGGCCATGATTTTGTCCGCGTGGACCCACAGATCGTGCGCAATGATCGGACACGGACACTGGATGTTGAATTTGCTCTGGTGCGGGGGCCGCGAATATTTATCGAGCGTATCGATATCGAGGGCAACACCACGACGCTTGACCGTGTTGTACGCCAACAGTTCCGCGCCGTAGAGGGTGACCCGTTTAATCCGCGTGAAATCGCGCAATCTGCGGAACGTGTGCGCGCGCTTGGGTATTTCGAAGACGCCGAAGTGAATACACGCGAAGGTAGCACGTCAGACAATGTTATCGTCGATGTTGATGTGGTTGAAACCACCACGGGTTCGTTAAATCTGGGTGTTGCCTATAGTACGAATGACGGTCCCGGATTGAACCTTGGCTATACGCAAACCAACCTGTTGGGCCGTGGGCAAACCTTCAGTTTCAACATCAGCACGGTTTCCGATGAAAACTCTGTTAATGTCGCTTTCTCGGAGCCATATCTCTATGGGCGGGATTTGCGGTTTGACATTGATCTAGGCCGTATCACGACGAGCAATACAACGCAGCAATATGATACCACCCGGGATACAATTTCTCCTTCGATTGATTTCCCCGTCAGCGAACGTGGGCGTTTGGGTCTGAGATATCGTTTCCTCGATACGTCGCTCTATAACTCAAGCGAAGACAACTCGCGCTTGGTGAATGCGGACGTGGGCGAACGCTCGGACAATGTTCTGGGGTATTTCTATACTTTCGACTCGCGCCGTAGCAAAATTGACGAAGATTACAGTTATGTTTTGCGGTTTGGGCAGAACTTTGGCTACATAGATGACGACCCCTTTATGCGTGCGACGCTTTTAGCAGGGGCCGAAACCAACGCTTTGGACGGTCTCATTACTTTGCGCGCCATTGTGGAAGCTGGGTCGTATACCGTTTATAACGGTGGGAAATCCCGCATTACCGATCGCTATTCGCAAACAACCGGTAAAATGCGCGGGTTCGAGAACTTCGGAACGGGACCACGTGACCTGAACGCTGTGAACCAAGACTCTCTTGGCGGTAATCTGTTTTCGGTTCTGCGCCTCGAAGCCGATTTCCCGATTGGGCTTCCCGAAGAATACGGGATTACAGCAGGTCTGTTCTTTGATGTTGGCTCGATTTGGGGCTTAGATGACACGGCGGGTGGCCCGACGGATGCGGCTTGTCCCGTCGTCGATTGTACGGTGGACGATGCGTTCCACTTGCGGTCCGTGGTTGGCTTGGCGGTGTATTGGAATACGCCGTTGGGGCCTTTACGGTTTAACTTCACAAAAGCAATCAAAAAAGAAGCCTATGATGTGGAGCAGCCGTTTGAGCTTACTGTTACATCCAAGTTCTAA
- the rseP gene encoding RIP metalloprotease RseP: MDFSSIFSSLGGGVFTLIAFVVVISVIVAIHEYGHYIVGRWSGIYADVFSLGFGKVLFSRVDRHGTKWQVAALPFGGYVKFRGDADAASGKDGEAMVGLSDAELRHTMHGAPLWARTATVAAGPLFNFALSILIFAGLAMSVGVEKSPLTVGEVIELPAGTGDLRAGDVLLSVEGLSLDGSEGLRTTFDALKTNSALLSYEITRDGQEMTVLGPQLQPALVSAVSPDSAAYEAGLEEGDVILSINEEPISYFGQLIPIVEASAGAPLNLMVWRAGAEMPFVLNAQRRDLPTADGGFETRWLMGISGRYAFTPLNEAVGPVEGLTLGFNATKRVITQSLSGMYHMVAGKISTCNISGPIGIAKVSGQAAQGGISDFISFIAVISTAIGLMNLFPIPVLDGGHLVFYAYEAIFRKPPNDTWVRGLMTIGLGLILSLMALGLFTDLVC; the protein is encoded by the coding sequence TTGGATTTTTCTTCGATATTCTCTTCACTGGGTGGTGGCGTGTTTACGCTTATTGCTTTTGTCGTGGTTATTTCCGTTATCGTGGCGATCCACGAATACGGGCACTATATCGTTGGGCGGTGGTCTGGAATCTATGCCGATGTGTTCTCGCTTGGGTTTGGCAAAGTTTTGTTTTCGCGGGTCGATCGGCACGGTACAAAATGGCAAGTCGCAGCGCTGCCGTTTGGCGGATATGTAAAGTTTCGCGGGGATGCAGATGCGGCCAGTGGCAAAGATGGCGAGGCCATGGTGGGTCTGTCGGATGCCGAATTGCGTCACACAATGCATGGCGCACCTTTGTGGGCACGGACGGCAACCGTTGCTGCGGGGCCGTTGTTTAATTTCGCCCTGTCGATTTTGATTTTCGCTGGTTTGGCCATGTCTGTTGGGGTTGAAAAATCGCCGCTAACGGTTGGCGAAGTTATTGAATTACCAGCAGGAACTGGCGATTTGCGTGCCGGAGACGTATTGCTCTCGGTCGAAGGGCTTTCGCTAGACGGGTCCGAAGGATTGCGCACCACATTTGACGCACTCAAAACAAATTCGGCACTCTTATCTTATGAAATCACTCGTGATGGACAGGAAATGACCGTTTTGGGGCCGCAACTCCAACCCGCTTTGGTCAGTGCTGTATCCCCCGACAGCGCGGCCTATGAGGCAGGGCTTGAAGAGGGCGATGTCATCCTTTCCATCAACGAGGAGCCGATCTCGTATTTTGGCCAGTTGATCCCCATTGTTGAGGCCTCGGCGGGCGCGCCGCTCAATTTGATGGTCTGGCGCGCAGGGGCGGAAATGCCTTTTGTGCTTAATGCTCAACGCAGGGATTTACCCACCGCAGACGGTGGTTTTGAAACCCGTTGGTTGATGGGAATTAGCGGGCGGTATGCGTTTACTCCGCTAAATGAGGCCGTTGGTCCCGTTGAGGGTTTGACACTTGGATTTAACGCCACCAAACGCGTGATAACCCAGTCGCTTTCAGGGATGTATCATATGGTGGCCGGGAAAATTTCGACCTGTAATATTTCTGGGCCCATTGGTATCGCCAAAGTAAGCGGGCAGGCGGCTCAAGGCGGCATCAGCGATTTTATCAGTTTTATCGCGGTGATTTCCACGGCCATTGGTCTGATGAATCTGTTCCCCATTCCAGTTCTAGATGGCGGACATTTGGTGTTTTATGCCTATGAAGCCATTTTCCGTAAGCCGCCAAATGACACTTGGGTGCGTGGCCTGATGACAATCGGGTTAGGGCTTATTTTGTCGCTCATGGCGTTGGGGTTGTTCACAGATTTGGTCTGTTAA
- the dxr gene encoding 1-deoxy-D-xylulose-5-phosphate reductoisomerase translates to MRRISIFGATGSIGQSTIDLIKRAPDAYHVVALTGGRNIAQLARDAIDLKAEIAVTGFETCLSDLQNALAGTGIEVAAGPQALIEAADRPTDWVMSAIVGAAGLAPGLHALRHGGVLALANKESLVTAGPLLKSEAAKYGATILPVDSEHSAVFQALVGEDISRVERIIITASGGALRTWPLEKLATATVAEACTHPNWDMGQRITIDSASMFNKAMELIETKEFFGVSADQIEVLVHPQSLVHALVGFVDGAIMAHMGPHDMRHAIGYALHWPQREKLPVERLDLAKIGQLEFSAPDLQRWPALRLADEVIRRGGLSGAIFNAAKECALDLFLAGEIGFQDMAQVVELVLNRHWQNSAGSHKFDVIPLDDVLKADHTARVWARECAKTLHN, encoded by the coding sequence ATGCGCCGCATTTCAATTTTTGGCGCGACGGGCTCGATTGGCCAATCCACCATCGACCTGATCAAACGGGCGCCCGACGCCTATCATGTTGTCGCCTTAACTGGCGGGCGGAATATTGCGCAACTCGCGCGGGATGCCATTGATCTCAAAGCCGAAATCGCTGTGACGGGGTTCGAAACTTGTCTTTCCGATTTGCAAAATGCGCTGGCTGGAACGGGCATTGAAGTTGCTGCAGGACCGCAGGCTTTAATCGAGGCGGCGGACCGTCCAACCGATTGGGTGATGAGTGCCATTGTGGGCGCGGCGGGACTTGCTCCGGGGTTGCATGCTTTGCGCCACGGGGGCGTTTTGGCGCTGGCGAATAAAGAGAGTTTGGTGACGGCGGGCCCGTTGTTGAAATCCGAAGCGGCCAAATATGGCGCGACAATCCTACCTGTAGACAGCGAACATTCCGCCGTTTTTCAGGCTTTGGTCGGCGAAGATATTTCGCGCGTGGAGCGTATCATTATTACTGCAAGCGGCGGTGCCTTGCGCACGTGGCCGCTGGAAAAACTGGCGACCGCGACAGTGGCAGAGGCTTGCACCCATCCCAATTGGGATATGGGCCAACGTATCACAATTGACTCCGCTTCTATGTTTAACAAGGCGATGGAGTTGATTGAAACAAAAGAGTTTTTCGGTGTTTCGGCGGATCAAATAGAAGTGCTGGTTCATCCTCAAAGCCTCGTGCATGCGTTGGTTGGATTTGTAGATGGTGCCATAATGGCGCATATGGGGCCACACGATATGCGCCACGCCATCGGCTATGCGCTGCATTGGCCGCAACGGGAAAAATTACCCGTTGAGCGGCTGGATTTGGCCAAAATCGGCCAGCTTGAATTTTCCGCCCCCGATCTTCAACGTTGGCCCGCGCTGCGTTTGGCGGATGAGGTTATCCGCCGTGGTGGCTTGTCTGGTGCGATTTTCAATGCGGCCAAGGAATGCGCGCTTGATCTGTTTCTCGCGGGCGAGATTGGTTTTCAGGACATGGCGCAGGTGGTTGAATTGGTGTTGAACCGCCACTGGCAGAATTCCGCAGGCAGCCATAAATTTGACGTGATCCCCCTTGATGACGTCCTAAAAGCAGATCACACGGCACGGGTATGGGCGCGTGAATGCGCCAAGACTTTGCATAATTAA
- a CDS encoding phosphatidate cytidylyltransferase, with amino-acid sequence MIRLSKWSDLVPRTMSAIVMAVVGVTAVYLGGILFNILIILSLTAMMWELWRMMAKTLKAGRDWPIFAAYALVIVSASWAFIFLRGTPNGIWTITGLFVIVVLTDIFGYFAGKIFGGPKFWPLISPKKTWSGTVAGWVLAGIFGAIAALYPYVPESVLLVSPSVMATALSFMLLSFASQMGDIAESALKRRYKIKDSSNLIPGHGGFLDRFDGMVGVGCVSAVYILIVLSFGV; translated from the coding sequence ATGATTCGTTTATCCAAGTGGTCGGACCTAGTGCCACGCACGATGTCGGCAATTGTTATGGCAGTTGTTGGGGTTACGGCGGTTTATTTAGGTGGAATTCTGTTCAACATCCTGATTATTCTTAGCCTAACGGCAATGATGTGGGAGTTGTGGCGGATGATGGCCAAAACCCTCAAAGCGGGGCGAGATTGGCCGATTTTTGCCGCCTACGCCCTTGTGATTGTTTCCGCGTCATGGGCCTTTATCTTTCTGCGTGGTACTCCCAATGGCATTTGGACAATTACAGGTCTGTTTGTCATCGTCGTTCTTACCGATATCTTTGGATATTTCGCGGGTAAAATCTTTGGTGGCCCAAAATTTTGGCCCCTGATTAGCCCGAAAAAGACATGGTCGGGTACGGTCGCGGGATGGGTTTTGGCGGGGATATTTGGTGCGATTGCCGCGCTTTATCCCTATGTTCCTGAGTCGGTTCTGCTAGTCAGCCCCTCAGTCATGGCAACGGCGCTTAGTTTTATGCTTTTGTCTTTTGCGTCTCAGATGGGAGATATCGCCGAGAGTGCCTTGAAAAGGCGCTATAAAATCAAAGACAGCTCCAACCTTATTCCAGGGCACGGCGGGTTTTTGGACCGGTTTGATGGCATGGTCGGCGTGGGCTGCGTGTCGGCGGTATATATTCTCATCGTCCTTAGCTTCGGCGTTTAA
- the uppS gene encoding polyprenyl diphosphate synthase, whose product MDGNGRWAKSRGRPRLFGHHAGAKRVREIVEACPDYGVKYLTIFAFSTENWKRTQSEVAGLMSLFRRYIQREAQALLKQGVRVRFIGDRLRLDPKLQKLIDNLETLTAENDGVHLTIALNYGGRDEVARATKRMAREVAAGRIDPESVDVETLAQFLDTRFLPDPDLVIRTSGEARISNFLLWQSAYSEYEFTDILWPDFTPDVFGEILKRFGARDRRFGAVSL is encoded by the coding sequence ATGGATGGCAATGGTCGGTGGGCCAAGTCTCGAGGGCGGCCGCGCTTATTTGGCCATCACGCGGGCGCCAAACGTGTGCGCGAAATCGTTGAGGCCTGTCCCGATTATGGCGTCAAATATCTTACAATTTTTGCGTTTTCGACTGAAAATTGGAAGCGCACGCAAAGCGAAGTTGCTGGCCTGATGAGCCTGTTTCGCCGTTATATTCAGCGGGAAGCTCAGGCACTTCTGAAGCAAGGCGTGCGGGTTCGTTTTATCGGGGATAGATTAAGACTCGACCCTAAGTTGCAGAAACTTATCGATAACCTAGAAACTCTAACCGCCGAAAACGATGGGGTGCATTTAACTATAGCGCTCAATTACGGCGGACGTGACGAGGTTGCCCGTGCGACCAAACGCATGGCGCGCGAAGTGGCTGCAGGGCGCATCGATCCTGAATCCGTTGATGTGGAGACCTTGGCGCAATTTCTGGATACACGGTTCCTCCCAGATCCCGACTTGGTGATCCGTACATCGGGCGAGGCGCGCATTTCCAACTTCCTTTTGTGGCAATCGGCCTACTCGGAATACGAGTTTACCGACATTTTGTGGCCAGATTTTACGCCTGACGTCTTTGGCGAAATTCTTAAACGTTTTGGCGCGCGGGATCGCCGCTTCGGAGCCGTTAGTCTATGA
- the frr gene encoding ribosome recycling factor, producing MSEEFEIDLDDLKRRMDGGIASLRVEFASLRTGRASASMLEPIMVDAYGQKTPINQVGTVNVPESRMVTINVWDKALVGPTEKAIRESGLGINPQLNGTIIMLPIPELNEERRRELTRVAAQYAEHARVAVRNVRRDGMDQLKKAKNDGMGEDDFKIWTDEVQDLTNTYIATVDKTLETKQAEIMQV from the coding sequence ATGTCCGAAGAATTCGAAATTGATCTTGATGACCTTAAACGTCGTATGGACGGGGGGATTGCCTCCCTTCGGGTCGAATTTGCATCCCTACGGACCGGCCGCGCGTCCGCGAGCATGCTGGAACCCATTATGGTCGATGCCTATGGGCAGAAAACCCCGATCAACCAAGTCGGCACGGTAAACGTTCCTGAGTCGCGCATGGTCACGATCAACGTGTGGGATAAAGCTCTTGTTGGCCCCACCGAAAAAGCCATCCGCGAAAGTGGTCTGGGGATTAACCCCCAGTTGAATGGCACGATTATTATGCTGCCAATTCCGGAGCTTAACGAAGAGCGTCGCCGAGAATTGACGCGCGTTGCCGCACAATACGCCGAACACGCCCGCGTCGCTGTGCGCAATGTACGTCGCGACGGTATGGACCAGCTCAAGAAAGCCAAAAACGACGGTATGGGCGAAGATGACTTCAAAATCTGGACCGACGAAGTTCAGGATTTGACCAACACATATATCGCCACTGTCGACAAAACGCTTGAAACAAAACAAGCTGAGATCATGCAGGTTTAA
- the pyrH gene encoding UMP kinase — translation MSTSGEESRTGTHPTFSRVMLKISGEALMGDRGYGLNPPTVERIAREVKVVHDMGVEICMVIGGGNIFRGLQGSAQGMERTTADYMGMLATVMNALAMQSALEGQGIHTRVISAIPMDQVCEPYIRRRAVRHLEKKRVVIFAAGTGNPYFTTDTAATLRANEMSCEAIFKGTKVDGVYDKDPAKFDDAVRYDNVTFDEVLQKRLAVMDASAIALARDNNLPIIVFSLDEPGGFKGILAGEGTYTRVHG, via the coding sequence ATGAGCACTTCTGGCGAAGAAAGTCGCACGGGAACACATCCGACATTTAGTCGGGTTATGCTGAAAATTTCTGGAGAGGCCCTGATGGGCGACCGTGGATATGGCCTCAATCCGCCGACCGTGGAGCGGATCGCTCGCGAAGTTAAAGTTGTGCATGACATGGGTGTTGAGATTTGCATGGTCATCGGCGGCGGCAATATTTTTCGCGGCCTTCAGGGCAGTGCCCAAGGGATGGAGCGCACAACCGCCGACTATATGGGTATGCTCGCCACCGTGATGAACGCCCTCGCGATGCAAAGCGCGCTTGAGGGGCAGGGCATCCACACACGCGTGATCTCGGCCATTCCGATGGATCAGGTTTGCGAGCCTTATATTCGCCGCCGCGCCGTGCGCCACCTTGAGAAAAAACGGGTCGTGATTTTTGCGGCAGGGACCGGAAACCCCTATTTTACAACAGATACTGCGGCCACTTTGCGCGCCAATGAAATGTCCTGCGAGGCGATCTTTAAGGGCACTAAGGTTGATGGCGTCTATGACAAGGACCCCGCGAAATTTGACGATGCCGTGCGCTATGACAATGTAACCTTTGATGAAGTTTTGCAAAAACGTCTGGCTGTGATGGACGCGAGTGCCATTGCTTTGGCGCGTGATAACAATCTGCCGATCATTGTTTTCTCCCTAGATGAACCAGGTGGTTTCAAGGGAATTTTGGCAGGTGAAGGGACGTATACACGGGTGCACGGCTAA
- a CDS encoding AraC family transcriptional regulator — protein sequence MTQKTPSLPKFMTDPKPFLKKDTEPKSVPNAALKSVIESLPQTHASELRMSQIARLAKGGRWRVEAMRSYSTDVLLWFTRGQGRITVAGVTSGYGAHNAIFIPAGTMHGFEASALVFGTAVFIPKSNDLSFPKEPVHLRLRDSGPQNEVTGILENLQRELEGDRPERSSAMHHHTGLLSVWLQRQLLLSDLEDKAPSAGQRLAVRFAGMIETHYTEGMTVAEYAEALGVTPTHLTRVCNKACGRPAHMLLNDRVLFEARRRLVETKEPIQKVAEDLGFRSAAYFTRAFQHHIGSTPSRWRKEN from the coding sequence ATGACGCAAAAAACGCCCAGCCTGCCAAAGTTTATGACGGATCCAAAACCTTTCTTAAAGAAGGACACAGAGCCGAAATCTGTTCCGAACGCGGCCCTGAAATCGGTCATTGAATCGCTCCCACAAACGCACGCATCCGAACTGCGGATGTCGCAAATTGCCCGTCTCGCAAAGGGCGGTCGGTGGCGTGTTGAGGCCATGCGCAGCTACTCCACCGATGTTTTGCTGTGGTTTACACGTGGACAAGGGCGCATCACGGTTGCAGGGGTGACGTCTGGATATGGCGCCCATAACGCCATCTTTATTCCTGCGGGAACCATGCATGGGTTCGAGGCCTCGGCCCTGGTTTTTGGCACCGCCGTTTTCATCCCCAAATCCAACGACTTGTCGTTTCCAAAAGAGCCTGTTCATTTGCGGTTGCGGGACTCTGGCCCCCAAAATGAAGTCACAGGCATCTTGGAAAACCTACAGCGCGAACTTGAAGGTGATCGCCCTGAGCGATCGTCCGCAATGCATCACCACACGGGCTTACTTTCTGTCTGGTTGCAACGTCAACTGCTGCTCAGTGACCTAGAAGATAAAGCGCCCTCGGCGGGTCAACGATTGGCCGTTCGCTTTGCTGGAATGATTGAAACGCATTACACTGAAGGCATGACTGTTGCAGAATATGCAGAGGCTTTGGGCGTGACCCCAACCCACCTGACGCGGGTCTGTAACAAGGCCTGTGGACGCCCCGCACACATGCTTTTGAACGACCGCGTGCTCTTTGAAGCGCGCCGCCGTTTGGTTGAAACCAAAGAGCCGATCCAAAAAGTTGCCGAAGATCTCGGGTTTCGCTCGGCGGCCTATTTCACCCGCGCTTTCCAACATCACATCGGCAGCACACCCTCGCGTTGGCGCAAAGAAAACTAA